The window AGTCGTCGGGGATGTGATTCGCTGTCGAACGTCCGGAGTGCCGGGAAGTTGAAGGCGCTTGACGCCGGAACGCCGGGTATGAGCGACGACCTCGCAGAGCGCGTCGAAGACGTGCTCGCGGTCGACGCGGCCGAGTTCGAAGCGCAAGCGAAAGCCGACGCCGAGGTGCTCAAGCGCGAACTGCGCGAGGGGACCTTCGACAACCACCAGTCAATCGTCGGCTTGGAGTACGAGTTCTACGCCGTCTCCGACGGTCGCTGGTCCGCGAGCGAAGACGACGTGCACGCGCTCATGCGGGTTCCGCGCCGACTGCTCGGCCTCATGGGCTTCGAGAAGGAACTCGGGCTCCACAACGCCGAGATGACCACGAGCCCCCAGCCGCTGAACCCCCACGGGCTCCGCGCGCAGGAGTCCGAGGTCCGCGCCCGACTCGACGCCGCGCTCGACTGCGCCGCCGCCGAGGGGATGCGCCTTGTCTCCGACGGGATGTGGAGCATCCCGCCGGCCGGCGAGAGCGCCCGCGAGTACCTGACCGATTCCGTCACCGACGGTGGCGTCCGCCTCGCGACGAACATGAGCAACTCCGTGCGGTACCACGCGATGGCCAACGGGCCGACCGCCCCAGCGTCGTTCACGCTCGACGCGCCGCACGTCTCGCTCGAAGCGGACACCGTGATGCCCGAGGCGCTCATCACGTCCATCCAGCCGCACTATCAGGTCCCGCACGCCGACGACCTGCCGTACCACTTCAACTACGCGCTCCGGGTCGCTGGCCCGCTCCTCGCGCTCGGCGTCAACTCGCCATTCTTCCCCGCCGACCTCTACGACGAGGACGCGACGGCAGACGAGATTCTCGGCGACGGCTGGGACGAAAACCGCATCGCGGTGTTCGAGTCGGTGCTCAACTCCGGCGACCACGAGAAGGTCTCCTTCCCCGGCGACCTCGACACCGTCGAAGACGCCGTCGACCGCGTCGTCGAGGACTCCACGATGGTCCCCATGTCGGTCGAACGCGGCGACCGCTTCGACGACGACTTCGCCACGCTCCGCCGGAAGCACGGCACCTACTGGCGGTGGGTCCGCCCGGTGTTCGACGGCGCGTCCCGCTCGTCGGCCAACGCCCGCATCGAGTTCCGCCCCATCGCGGGCCAGCCGACCGTCCGCGACTCCGTGGCGTTCCAGGCCGCCTTCGCGGGCCTCATGGAGCGACTCCCCCGACTCGACCACCCCGTCATCGACCTCGACTGGGAGACCGCCGAAGAGAACTTCTACACCGCGATGCGCGAGGGCCCACACGGCGACCTGCGCTGGATCGACGTCGACGGCGACGACGTGACCGGCGCGGACCTCTACGAGGACCTGCTCGTCCACGCCCGCGACGGGCTCCGGCTCGCGGGCTGTTCCGAGGAGGAGGCTAACTACTACCTCGAACCCCTACGCAAGCGCGTCGAGACGGGCGTCACGCCGGCCGACTGGAAGCGCGCCCGCGTCCGCGACGCCCTCGACGACGGCGGCGACTTCGAGGCGGCGCTCCGCGAGATGCAACGCGAGTACGTCGAGCGGCAGTCCGACTCGCTGCTCGAAGGCGCGTTCGCCGACTGGTTCTAACTCACCGCTCGCGCCCGTCGCCGACGACGCTCGCGGGCGTCCTTGTCGGCCGCTGACTCCCGCGCGTGTCACTCGTTCTTGTCGGAGGAATAACTATTATCGCGCCCCGCGAACATCGCGCATGGTCTCCCGTCGGACGAAAGCGGTCGCTCAACTCGGTATCGCAGTTCTCACCGCGCTCTGGATGGTGTCGATGCGTCGCCTGCTCCGCTCCAGCGACGACGAGTCGCACGAACCAACGTCGCTGTCGCCGGGTGGTATCGCCGTCGGCGGAGCCTGGGGAATCGGACAGGTGTGGGCGTACGACCGCGATAGCTGGCAGATTCGCACGAATCGGCGTCGCGGGATGGCCGTCAACCTCGTCGGTATCGCGGTCCAGCGCCGACTGCTCCCCCGCACCGAGTCGTTCCGGTACAGTTTCGGGTTCGGGCGCGTCCTCGGCGTGGTCGTCTACCGGGCGTGGTACGGGCTCTTTCGGCCGCTTCCGGGCGGCGACTGAGTGAGAACTGCGGCCGCGGGGGTTCCGCTGCGGGAGCCCCACCGCGGGAGTCCCACCACGGGGCCTTCTTGCGGAGCCCGGCCAGTCCCGCCGGTCGCGAATCGCGAAAACGGAGAGAAACCGCCGACTGCGGGCGACTTATTCGAGGCCTTCGAAGTTCTGGTGGCGCTGGATGTCGACGCCGTCCTCGGTGACGACGGCGATGTTGATGCCGTTACCCGAGGCGAGGTCGCGCTCGACCGCCGAGCGGATGGCCTTCGTGGCGACCTGCTTCGCCTCGTCGATGCTGAGGCCGTCTTCGAACTCCTGTTCGAGCACACCGAGGGCGTACTGGCTGCCGGAGCCGGTGACGGTGTACTCCTCTTCGAGGATGGAGCCCGCGGGGTCGATGCTGTAGATGTGGGGTCCGGTCTCGTCGACGCCGCCGAGGATGGGCTGGACGACGTAGAACCCGCCCGAGCGGAGGAAGTTGCCGACGAGCGTCGACAGCGCCTGCATGCTCATGTCCTCGCCGCGTCGGGCCTCGTAGAGTCGAACCTCGGCGCGGAGGGAGCTGATAAGCGACTGGGCGGCCGAGACGGAGCCGGCGATGGTCAGCGCGCCGGTCGGGTGAATCTCTTCGACCTTCTGGACGTCCTTCGAGGAGACCATGTAGCCCATGCTCGCGCGCATGTCGGTCGCGAGGACGACGCCGTCTTCGGTCTTGATACCGACGGTGGTCGTTCCGGTCTTCGTCTCTTTGTCTCCGAGCGAGTCGGCGCGACGCTCGGCGTGCGGGAACTCGCCGAGCTCGGGACCGAACACGTTCGAGCGGTCGCCGTTCAGCGAGTCGAGACGGCCGGAGAACTCGTCGTGAGTCGGGGTACGCATTGTCAGCGATTGCACTTCGGCGCTGATAAATGCAACCCTTCACCTCGCCGTTGCCGGTGCCAAAGCGTCAGACGCGCGTCGGCGGCGGCCGGGCGGCGCGGTCGCTCGCGGCGAGTTTTGTCGGGAGGAGGGAGTCGCGCGAGTCGCGTTAGCGAGTCGCGGCGCGTTCGTAGGCGGTTCCGGTCGTTTCCACGAGCCGGCGAATCGGGAGGGTCACACCCATCCGGCGAGCGGCGAGCGCGACGGGGAGCAGCGCGATGCCCATCGCGACCGATAGCTGGTAGGCGGCGAACAGGACGTACTTCGTTAGGCGGGGTATCATCACCGTGTCCTCAGTCGAGGCTCGCGCGGTGCCGGTATATAAATCTTCTCTCAGACGACCGCACTCCACCCCGACGCTGTCTGCTGATTAAAGCGCACTTGTCTCTACTCCAACTAGACCGACTATTCGGCGTGAGTCGCGCGTGACCCGCGGAGCACTTTTCCATAAGTTATAGCGATAATCCCCGTGGCATGCGCGAGCCGTGCGCGCTCCGGTTTGGCGACGAGAGCGTCGCGAGCTCGGACGCGTCGCGGTCGATTCGCTGCCCGGGTGTGTGAATCCCACGCGCCCCGGCGCTCGAACCACAAGACACGAAACCCCACCGGCGCGTAACGTGTGTATGAGCAACTATCTCGTCGCGATGGAGGCGGCCTGGTTGGTCCGGGACGTAGAAGACATCGACGACGCCATCGGCGTCGCGGTCAGCGAGGCCGGCAAGCGACTCAACCAGAAGGACAAGGAGTACGTCGAGGTCGAAGTCGGCGCGACGCCCTGTCCCGCCTGTGGCGAACCGTTCGACTCCGCGTTCATCGCGGCCAACACCGCGCTCGTCGGCCTGCTCCTCGAAATCAAGATTTTCAACGCGGACGGCGAGAAGCACGCCTCCCGCATCGCGAAAAGCGAGGTCGGCGGCGCGCTCCGCGACGTCCCCCTCGACGTCATCGACATCCGCGAGTTCGACTCCGACGAAGACCAGTAACGCCGCGTCGTCGGGGTCGACCGCGTCGCGCCGCGCTGCGTCGTCCGGCGCAACCGGGGCGACCCCCGAGGCGAGCGACCGGAACACTTTTTCATAACTACGGGTTATCATCCCGGCATGGAACTCCCCACGCCGCAGGACCTCAGGGAACGGCGGAACTCCCTTGAGTTGACGCAGAGCAAACTCGCCGAAATGGCCGGCGTCTCACAGCCGCTCATCGCCCGCATCGAGGGCGGCGACGTCGACCCGCGCCTCTCGACGCTCCGGCGCATCGTCGAGGCGCTGGACGAGGCCGAGGGTCGCATCGTGCGCGCGGAGGACATCATGAACACGACTGTCAGGAGCGTCGCCCCCGACAACTCCGTCCGCGAGGCGCGCGACATCATGCTCGACGCCGGCTTCTCGCAGTTGCCCGTCATCGAGAACGGCCGCCCGCTCGGCATCATCTCGAACGCCGACATCCGGCACGTCCAAGAGGACGACGTTACCGACCGCCCGGTCAACGAGGTCATGTCCGAGGGCGTCACGACCGTCGAACCCGAGACGACGCTGGACGAAATCGGCGTCTACCTCGACCACAACTCGGCCATCATCGTCGTCGAGGGCGGCGAGACGGTCGGCATCATCACCGAGGCCGACATCGCGGCCCACATCTGAGGTCGAGCCCCGCGAACGGGAACCGGCAACCGGAACCAGTAACGGAGGCCCATCGCGACGGACTCAGCGCCGTCGGACGACGAGGGGCGTCTCGCCCTTCGGTTGGGTCGTCATCTCGGGCGTGATTGCTAACGCTCCGTCGCCGCCCCAGTCGAGGTCGAAGTCGCGGAGGACGGTCGCGAGCACGATTTTCGCCTCCGTGAGCGCGAACGCCCGACCGAGACAGCTTCGCGGCCCGGCCCCGAAGGGGAGATAGGCGTAGGCGGGTCGGTCGCGCTCGCGGTCCCACCGCTCGGGCCGGAACGCGAGCGGGTCGTCGTACCACCGGTCGTCGCGGTGGATGCGGATGATAGAGAGGTGGATGTCCGTGCCCGCCGGGATGACCCGGTCGCCGGTCGGAAACGGCTTCGCCGTCTCCCGGGGGAGGGTGTGGACCGGCGGGTAGAGTCTGAGCGTCTCTTTGATGACGCGTTCGAGCACCGGGAGTTCTCCGGTCGCCTCCGCGGTCACGGGGCCGTCACCGACGACGCGGTCGACCTCGGCGGCGGCGCGCTCGCGGGTCTCGGGGTGCGTTGCGAGCAGGTACAGCGCGTAGGTGAGCGCCAGCGCCGTCGTCTCGTGACCGGCGAAAATCATGCCCACGAGTTGGTTCTCCAGCGACTCGACGGTCGCCGGGTAGTCGGCGTCGGTTCCGAGCGCGTCGGCGAGTCGGCGCGTCAGACTCTCCTCGTCGGCGGTTTCGACCAGCTTTCGGACCTCCTCGCGGAGGACGCGGTCGGCCCGGTCGAACCGCCGCCGGCTCGGCGTCGGCACCCACGACGGAAGGACCCACGACGCGGGCGCGAAGCGACCGTTGAGACCGTCGGCGGCCGCCCGAATCCGCTCGTCGCCGTCGAGGTCGAGTTCCCGCCCGAGGATGGTGGCGAAGATGATGTCCAGGGTGACGGCCTTCATCTCGGCTTCGAGCGACAGCGTTCCCGAGTCGGGCCACGTCCGCAGGCGGCGCTCGACCTGTCGGCGCATCACGGACGCGTACTCGTCGACGCGCTCCCAGCGGAAGAAGGGGTCTAGCTCGTCGCGCTGTCGCCGCCACTCGTCTCCTTCGGCAGCGATGACGGCGTCGCCAAAGGCGGCCTCGAACTCGCCGCCCTTGACGATGGAATCGCGGTCGGTCACGAACGCCCGCTCGAAGTGGTCGGGGTGGGCGAGGACGTACAGGTCGTCCATCCCAACCACGTCGAGTCCGACCGCGTCCTCGACGCCGTGGTCCGCGAGGAGGTCGGCGACGAAGCCGAACGGGTCGGCCGCGAAGCCGAGGGAGTGTCCCACGAGCGGGAGGCCGCTCGGTGTCGGTGGCGGTGAAGTCACACCTCCACTATGGCGAACATCGATAAAATAGTGCTTCTAATCGAACAGTTCGGTTAGAGGGCCTTTCCGCGGTTAGAGGTCGAGGCCGCGAATCGAGACGCCCTCGCCCGATTCGACGTGCCCGATGACGCGGCCGTCCGTGGCTTCGACCAGCGCCTCGGCGTTCTCCTCGGGGACGGCGGCGACGAAGCCGGTACCCATGTTGAACGTCGTGTGCATCTCCTCGTCGGAGACGCCGCCGCGTTCCTGGACGAACTCGAACACCGGCTGGGGGTCGAAGGCGTCGTCGACGACGTAGCGGAACTCGCCCATGCGTTCGAGGTTGGTCCAGCCGCCGCCGGTGACGTGGGCCGCAGCGTTCGCCTCGGCGGCGCGCAGGTCGTCCAGCAGGTAGGTGTAGAGCCGTGTCGGTTCGAGGAGCGCCTCGCCGACGGTGTCGTAGTCGTCTCCGTCCCACGCGTCCTCGTAGTCGCCGTCGGCCGTCGCGGCCTTGCGGGCGAGCGTGAGACCGTTCGAGTGGATGCCCGACGACGGGAAGCCGACGAGGGCGTCGCCCTCCTCGGCCTCGCCGGGGAAGATGGCGTCTTTCTTCGCCAGTCCCGCGCAGGTGCCCGCGAGGTCGAGACCGTTGATGACCTCGGGCATGACCGCCGTCTCGCCGCCGACGAGTTCGATGTCGGCCTCCTCGGCGCCCGCGGAGAGGCCCTGTCCGACCTGCTCGGCGAACGTTTCGTCGGGAGCGTCGACCGCGAGGTAGTCCACGAACGCGACGGGTCGGACGCCGGCCGCGACGAGGTCGTTGGCGTTCATCGCGATGCAGTCGATGCCGACCGTCGAGTAGTCGCCGAGCGCCTCGGCGACGAGCAGTTTGGTGCCGACGCCGTCGGTGGCGAGTCCGAGGTAGCGGTCGCCGATGTCGAGGAGTCCGGCGTAGTCGCCCGACCCGCCGCCGACCTGTGCGACGAGCGCGGCGGTCGCGGCCTCGCTCGCCTCGATGTCGACGCCCGCGTCGGCGTAGGTCATCCCTTCGGAGTCGTCGTTCGTCATGTTCGTGTACGAGATAGGCCGAAATATAAAATCACAGGGTACGAATCATACACGTTCTCGCATAAGTGAGTGTTCACCGCCGGTCGGTCGTCGATCGTGTCGTCGTCGCCCTTCCGGTTACGCACGTCCTGCCGGTCGCGCGCGCTCTCCGACCACCCCGCTCCGAACCGACTACGAGCCTCCTAATCGGCCGTTCTCCGAGCCGATCATGTTGAATAATCTGCAACTTTTGCAATATTTGCGAAAAAGCTCCAGAGAGCAGTATAAAATTTCTCGGCGGTTTTGGTAGCTTCATAAAACGTTACGAAAGAAGAATGTTCGTCCTAAGCCGGGTCTGAACAGTCGAAAAAGAAGCGAATTCACGGTAACGCTCGGCCCCTTATATGATGGTCCCTGTCGTATGCAGAAGTGACGATGTCCGGAATCCCCTCCACGACCGACTCGATGGCGCTCGACTTCGCATCGACTATCGGCCGCCTCGCGTATGCCCCCCTCGAAACCGTCGCGTTCTGGTCGGCAGTCACGCTTCCCCTCGCGTATCTGCCCGTCCTCAGCGGCGGTCTCTCAGCCGGCGAACTCCCCCTCTTCGCCGGGCTCATCGCTGTCCACGCCGTCGCGCTCGTTCTCGGGCGCAACCACGGCCAGCAGTAAACCGCGGTCCCCGACGCGTACGACCAACCCGGATTCGTCTCGGTTCCCCGTCGACGCTTTCCCCTCCACACGGCGCGCGTCTGCCCCTGCCCGACCGCGAACCGTCTGCAAATTAGCCCACCTGACACCGACTCCAATCGGAACACCAACCTTAGCCCAACTCCAACCCGAACACCAACCTCAGCTAACCTCTGCTCACACCCAACCCAACCCAACCCAACCCCGCGTCTCGAACTGCACTCCACGGCCGCAACTACCCCCGAATCCCGACCTCGACGGCGACTGGCCCCCGCCACACTCGTACGGTCCCCCTTCTCCCCCCATTCGTCCCTGACGCGCCCCGAGTACCGTCTGTGCATTCCGAGTCTTCCGAGTGCTCTCCGGCCCGCGTCTCGACGTTAGCGGTCGCTCGCGACTTCGAGAACGAGACGAGCCAGCGATAGCGCGATTGGGGTCGTCCGAAACCCCGTCGGTCGGGTCAGAACCCGACGAACAGGAACAGGCCG of the Haloferax sp. Atlit-12N genome contains:
- the psmB gene encoding proteasome endopeptidase complex subunit beta produces the protein MRTPTHDEFSGRLDSLNGDRSNVFGPELGEFPHAERRADSLGDKETKTGTTTVGIKTEDGVVLATDMRASMGYMVSSKDVQKVEEIHPTGALTIAGSVSAAQSLISSLRAEVRLYEARRGEDMSMQALSTLVGNFLRSGGFYVVQPILGGVDETGPHIYSIDPAGSILEEEYTVTGSGSQYALGVLEQEFEDGLSIDEAKQVATKAIRSAVERDLASGNGINIAVVTEDGVDIQRHQNFEGLE
- a CDS encoding DUF555 domain-containing protein: MSNYLVAMEAAWLVRDVEDIDDAIGVAVSEAGKRLNQKDKEYVEVEVGATPCPACGEPFDSAFIAANTALVGLLLEIKIFNADGEKHASRIAKSEVGGALRDVPLDVIDIREFDSDEDQ
- a CDS encoding CBS domain-containing protein; this translates as MELPTPQDLRERRNSLELTQSKLAEMAGVSQPLIARIEGGDVDPRLSTLRRIVEALDEAEGRIVRAEDIMNTTVRSVAPDNSVREARDIMLDAGFSQLPVIENGRPLGIISNADIRHVQEDDVTDRPVNEVMSEGVTTVEPETTLDEIGVYLDHNSAIIVVEGGETVGIITEADIAAHI
- a CDS encoding cytochrome P450, which encodes MTSPPPTPSGLPLVGHSLGFAADPFGFVADLLADHGVEDAVGLDVVGMDDLYVLAHPDHFERAFVTDRDSIVKGGEFEAAFGDAVIAAEGDEWRRQRDELDPFFRWERVDEYASVMRRQVERRLRTWPDSGTLSLEAEMKAVTLDIIFATILGRELDLDGDERIRAAADGLNGRFAPASWVLPSWVPTPSRRRFDRADRVLREEVRKLVETADEESLTRRLADALGTDADYPATVESLENQLVGMIFAGHETTALALTYALYLLATHPETRERAAAEVDRVVGDGPVTAEATGELPVLERVIKETLRLYPPVHTLPRETAKPFPTGDRVIPAGTDIHLSIIRIHRDDRWYDDPLAFRPERWDRERDRPAYAYLPFGAGPRSCLGRAFALTEAKIVLATVLRDFDLDWGGDGALAITPEMTTQPKGETPLVVRRR
- the purM gene encoding phosphoribosylformylglycinamidine cyclo-ligase — translated: MTNDDSEGMTYADAGVDIEASEAATAALVAQVGGGSGDYAGLLDIGDRYLGLATDGVGTKLLVAEALGDYSTVGIDCIAMNANDLVAAGVRPVAFVDYLAVDAPDETFAEQVGQGLSAGAEEADIELVGGETAVMPEVINGLDLAGTCAGLAKKDAIFPGEAEEGDALVGFPSSGIHSNGLTLARKAATADGDYEDAWDGDDYDTVGEALLEPTRLYTYLLDDLRAAEANAAAHVTGGGWTNLERMGEFRYVVDDAFDPQPVFEFVQERGGVSDEEMHTTFNMGTGFVAAVPEENAEALVEATDGRVIGHVESGEGVSIRGLDL